A region of Necator americanus strain Aroian chromosome I, whole genome shotgun sequence DNA encodes the following proteins:
- a CDS encoding hypothetical protein (NECATOR_CHRI.G1796.T1): MCRKLVRVRVLLGGFDTSCVTHTNAVGTYKSSFPRIVPFSFVGKCLRTVSSLCIYRLTNRFSMEKCPVSASCLRRTV, translated from the exons ATGTGCAGGAAACTCGTCCGCGTACGTGTTTTACTGGGAGGGTTTGACACGTCATGTGTAACGCACACAAACGCGGTCGGTACATATAAAAGCTCTTTTCCGCGTATAgttccattttcatttgtgGGAAAGTGTTTGAG AACTGTTTCTTCACTTTGTATTTATCGCTTAACCAATCGGTTTTCCATGGAGAAATGTCCTGTTAGCGCAAGCTGCTTGAGACGTACCGTTTAA